The Pectobacterium wasabiae CFBP 3304 DNA segment AATATTAGCGATAGCGGTAACGTGATTATTGCTATGTTATCTTCATGATTTATGTGATCTTTATGATTTTTGGTTTGAAAGATAATTCTTTTTATAACAGTGCGTTACCTGTTGGTTTTTACGTATTGGATTAGCGGCTGATATAACCTTTTCTGATTGTGGATAAACCGCTATTTATAGTGAATTCCACTAATCGAATAATAGGATAAATAAATCAAAATTTTTGGTTCATAGGCACTCAAATAGGCCGACGTAGGTACATTTTTTACTTATGATATCTGCCGGTATTTTATACAGTATAGCAGAGATATAATGGGTAAAATGATTGCGTTAATTCCCACCAATAAATGAGAGTGTTCTGAATAATATATTCTTCATATATACGTGAATAGTGCAGTCTGTCAGTCAGTATGTTGCGTTGTTTTGAAAATTGCGAAGCAGCACCAGAAAGAGGAATAAGAGCATTGTGGGCTGAAAGGTATTTTGGTTATCTGCTCATCTGATTTCTGCTAAGGAAAAGCTAAACGTGGTCACTTGGGAATACCATGATTTCGAAGACTATACAGGGAATGGTGAGCTGCTTATACGTCAGTTTATCGTTGGTGGCATGGTCTATGCCATTGGTTTCCAGAAACTCCAGTCAGCGGACGAATTGCTTAATAAAGGGATTGATGAGAAACATAACATACCTGGTTTTCAAATGCCCCGGTCGGGTCTTTGGACGGTGGCTTTTGATAAAGTTGAGAATCAAGAGCGTTTGGAAGCTTATCGGCATGTTGAGCTCAATTCTGGGCAAATTCTAAAGGTGATTACGTCGGTTGCCAGAGCGATTTTTGACCACTACAATGTTTCCCGATCGGGTGCTTACTATTGGTGCGCCGCCCCCGACCTTTCGGGGAAAAGGAAAATTGATCTCACGGATTTATATGATGGTTTACTGGGGTTAGCAGGGAAAAGCAGATTTAACATTCGTATCCCAGGTATGCAGTCATTTAATCGACTTGGTTCAGATAGGAGAAGCTATGTCATCCTCACTCGATATTACGACGTTAAGTCTTCAGGAACAGGCATTTTTCGCCTTGGGGAAAACGCTGCAAATGGCGGCGCGTGAGGTGATCGAGCGTAAGTTGGCTTCAGGTGAATATGTGCTTATTGATGGCAAATATTATCTGGCTTCAGACGCACCGAAACAAGCAGATAAATCGATGGCTGACGACTGACACAAACGCTGCATGCAGATCGTTTGTGTCTTTTATTGTCACTCGCTCATCACGCTGACGTGGGCAGCGACAATACGCCAGCCTTCGGGCATTTTGACCCAGGTCTGCATTTGACGACCAACCTTCGTGCTGCCAGTGCGGGTAAACTCGGTGCTGGTGACGGCCATATCATGACCGTAGGTGGTGATGACCGTATTACGCAGGGTTCTGTCCAGACCGGAAGAGGGGCGAGCGAGGCGAAAGGCACGAATTTCCTCGATCCCATATAGATTTTCTCCCGCCCCGTAGCGCACCGTTTTTTCATCGTGCCAGAACAGCTCATCCAGCACCGCAATGTCGTTACCGATTAAGGCTTTTTCGTAGCGATAAAACGCGGCGGTCACATCGGCCAGCACATCCGGCTGATTGCTATCGTCAGGCAACATATTTTCTTTCCTCATAAGGTATAAGTGATGCCCTGCTGCTCAAGCGCCCACGCCGTCCGCAGGCAAAGATCCTCGCGCCACGGTGCGGCAATAATCTGAATACCTATCGGCAGGCCGCTGGCGGTTGCTACCGGCACCGTTACGACGGGTAACCCGACGAAAGAGATCGGCTGTGTCAGCATACCCATACTGGCGCGGACGGGCAGATCGGTACCATTAATACGCATGATTTCCTGACCAATAAGCGTGGCGGAGCAGGGCGTTGCGGGGGCAATCAGCAGGTCGGTGTGTTCAAACAATGCCAACGTTTGTTGACGAAAATAATTGCGGAAGCGCTGGGCTTGCACATACCAGGCGGCGGGGATCATCGCGCCAGCCAGCAGCCGCTCGCGTGACAGTGGCTCGAAACGCTCAGGCTGAGTGCGTAAGTCTGGCAAATACTGATTTCCCCCTTCACTGGCCGACAGAATAAAAGCGGCGCTGCGTGCCAGTGCGGCGTCGGTTAACGTCAGGCTGTCCTGTGCGCCCAGCGCTAGTGCGATCTGGCGGACGGCGGCTTTGGCTTCCTCGCTGGACCATGTGGAGAAGTAGCCATCCAGCACCGCGTAGCGCAATCCATCGCTGCCAGTTTCCAACTGTGTGGCGGTATGCTGCGTTTCTCGTTCTGTCTGAAAACGATCGTGCTTGTCGCGACCTTGTAGTGCATCGAACACCAATGCCAGATCGTCTACGCTACGTGCGAATGGGCCGATGTGGTCGAGACTGGCGACAAACGGGTGGCTACCGTGGCGTGATAAACGGCCAAACGTCGGCTTCAGCCCGAAAATGCCGCAGAGCGACGACGGCACGCGGATCGAACCATTGGTGTCGCTGCCCAGCGTGAAGTTAACCAACCCTGCGGCGACGGCGGCAGCCGATCCGCCAGACGAGCCTCCTGCAATACGCTGTGTGTCGAGCGGGTTACGCGTGGGGCCGTAATGGCTGTTCTCGGTGGTAAAGCCATAGGCATAGGCGTCCATATTCAACATGCCGGACAGCAGCGCGCCCTGACTGGCAAGCTGACGGATGGCAAAAGCATCCTGTGCGGCGGGTGGTCGTTGGCTGAAAAGCTCGGCCCCCGCCAGCGTGGTTTCGCCGCTGACATCAAACAGGTTCTTTACGGCATAAGGCACACCAGCCAGCGCCGGTAAGGTTTCCCCGCGCTGACGGCACGCGTCGATGCGCCCAGCTTCTGCCAACATGCGTTCGCCGGTGACGTGGGTATAGGCATTAATCGTCGGATTGCTCTGCCCAATTGCGGCTAGTGCCTGCTGTGCAAGCTCTTTGGCGGAGAACATTCCAGCCTGCAAGCCTTGCTGAATTTGCCGGATGGATAACGATGAGGACGCGCGTTTGGCGTATAAACTCATAGCGTATAAGCTCCTAGCGTATAAACCCCGGCAATATCCTGATGCTCATCGAGGGGGAATTCCATCAACGGTTGTGCCATGGCGTGGATGCGGCTGAATTGCACCAGCAGTTCCTGACGTCGTTCCTGGCTGAGTTGCAGAGATAGCAGCGTTTCCATCTGTTGCAGATACGCCGCCAGTGCGTCTTGTTCGATCATCGTCATTCTATTTTCTCCCGGTTAAGTAGGACTAAAAGCCTGCCGCGCTGCCGTTGCTGCGTGGATCGAAAGCGCCTTCCAGCATGCCGTTGGTGTGGCGGACGATGGCACCTGCGTGACCGACGGTTTCGCTAAAACTGCTCAATAGCTCGACGTCATGCCCTAGCTGACGCAGGGCATCTACGGTGGCAGGTTTAAAGCGATCTTCGATCTTCAGCGTGTCGGAGGATTGTCCCCAGGTGCGACCCAGCAGCCAGCGTGGAGCGGTAATCGCCTGTTGCAGCGGCAGTCCTTGCTGGACGTGACGGATAAAGATAGCCGCCTGCGTCTGCGGTTGTCCGTCTCCGCCCATCGAGCCATAGACCATCGTGCGTCCGTCGGATAAACGTGCGGCGGCGGGGTTTAAGGTATGAAAAGGCTGTTTGCCCGGTTCTAACGCCAACAGGTGCGCCGGATCGAGGCTGAACGAGGCACCGCGGTTCTGCCAGAGCACGCCAGTTCCCGGTAGCACAACACCGCTGCCAAATTCGTGATAAATACTCTGAATGAAAGAGACGCACAGGCCGCTGCTGTCGCATACGCCCATCCAGACGGTGTCACCGGGGCCTTTACCTTCTCCCCACGATGCGGCTTTTCGCGTATCGACCTGTCGCGCCAGTGCACCAAGCACATCGTTTTCCAGCAGCGCCTGAACATTTTGCGTCATCAGTTTGGGATCGGTAATGAAGCGGTCACGCAGGCCAAACGCCAACTTGGTCGATTCGACAATACGATGGATCGTCTGACTATCGTTCAGATCTTCCATTTCTAAATGATCGGTCAGTCCGAGGATTGCGAGGGACACCAGACCCTGCGTCGGCGGCGCGAGGTTATAGATATCGCCTTTACTGTGTTTCAGCACCAGCGGCGTGGTTCGCTTGGCGCGGTAGTTCGCCAGATCGTCAGCCGTCAGCGGCATCCCGAGCAGCGCCATCTGCGCCGACAGCCGGGCGGCGACGGAGCCGCGATAAAAACTGTCCAGCCCTTCGATGCTCAGCGCCGTTAAGGTATCCGCTAAGTCAGGCTGCGTGAAACGGCTACCTGCACGCGGGATATTTCCCTGCGGCATAAAGAGTTGGCTAAAGGCGGGAAAATCGCTCAGTTCGTGATAGCGCTGAGTGAGTGCATCTTCCTGTGATTGTGTGACGGGAATACCGTCGGCCGCATAGCGAATCGCGTCAGACAGCAGACGAGCCAGCGGCATCGGCGTGCTGTCTATTTCTTGTGAATTTTCCAGCTCTTGTGAATAGTCCAGCGCTTCCTGCCAGCCGCCGACGGTGCCTGCGACCGTCAGTGCCGCTTTCGGGCCGCGGTGCGGAATGCGGCTTTCGCCCTGATAGTACTCGCGGCAGGCCAGCGACCCCGCCGCACCGCTGGCATCAATAGCAATGGGGTCACCGTGTGGCGGCACTATCAGCCAGAAACCATCGCCGCCGATCCCGTTCATGTGTGGGTACACCACGGCAATGGTTGCCGCCGCAGCGACCATGGCTTCAATGGCGTTTCCGCCTTCACGCAGAACAGCCAATGCGCTGGCGCTGGCTAAATGATGAGGTGCCACCGCCATGCCCAGCGGGGCGGTATTACTTTGCATCATTTCGAGATTCCTTTTTATGTAGGGTAGTGTGAGTTGCTCTATTAACCCTAGCTATAAGCAAACGGCGTTCCAGTTTTTCGGTACAGCGTAAAGTCGGTATACGGTGCCAAAAGGTGTATCTGTATCATCCTGACAATCCTGTGCTATGTTCTGCGCAATGAAACAAACGTTACAGCGCGCGCAATGGACGAGAGACGATGATGCAAATAGATGAACGATTACGGGATCGCTATAGCGAGCTTTCACCGCAGGAACAGCGCGTCGCGGATTTCATCTTCGATCACTTTGACGATCTGATCAGTTACAACAGCGCTGAGCTGGCGCGGTTGAGCGGCGTCTCGAAAGCGACCGTCAGCCGCTTGTTCAAACGACTGGGCTACCCCAGCTACCGTGACATGCGCGATGAGCTAAGAACGTTGCGCCAGAGCGGGATGCCGCTGGCGGATAACCGTGATGCGGTGCAGGGCAATACGCTGCTGGCGCGGCATTACAAACAGGAAATGGCGAACCTGACGCAGTGGATAAACCAGATTGACCCCGTACAGTTTGGTGCGGTGATTCAGGCGCTGAAGCAGGCGCAGCGCCTGTGTCTGATCGGGCTACGCAACAGCTATCCGGTCGCGCTGCACCTGCGGCAACAACTGCTTCAGATTCGCCAACAGGTCACACTGCTGACGCAGCCGGGGCAGACGCTATCCGAAGAGCTGGTCGATCTCACGGCGCAGGATGTCGTGATTGTGGTGGCCTTTCGCCGTCGTCCACGGCTAATTCAGCCGCTGCTGGTGCAACTGCAAAAACGCGGCGTGCCTGTACTGCTGCTCTGCGAACCGCAGGTGAGTGCGCTGATGCCGTTGGCAACCTGGTCGCTGTGTGTCCCGCTGGACAGCGTATCGGCGTTTGACAGCTATTCATCCGCCATGAGTCTGGTGAACGTGATCAGCAATGCGTTATTGCATGAAATACTGCGTGATGGACGCCAGCGCATCCACCAGATTGCGGATCTTTATGGTGAACTGGATGAGCTTGAACAACGCTGATGGTGCGTTAGCGTGGTGCTTTTGCACTTTAATAGTGCATTCCGAACGGTTGTTATATAGCCATGCAGATCGTTTCGGGCGTGATAGCTCTGGATTATTTTTGTGACGCAACGCCACGCCCGACATAGGGCAGCTCAAACGCCGCTTGCCCTATGAACCCAGGCTTTTTTCGCGGAATCACGCCGCTTCGCGATACCTTCGGCGTTCATGCCCGCAATACGGACCGCCAGCGACGCGCTCCCTGCGCGGCGCTGACTTTCGCGGCGTCCATGCCGCTCATCCGGCGGTCATGCTCACCTCAGCGTAATTCTTTACGCTAATAAGGCATAAAAAACACAAGACTCAGGCGTGGTGCATGAGTTGCATAAATGATCTCTCTTCAACCACGCCCGAAACTGTTCACCAATATTCCATATCCACAGCTATGCCATATTTCAGCACAATTTTCTGACCTTCTACGTTGTTCCTCATCGCCAAGAGTACGAATGGAATCTGGCACACTCCTTGCTTAGTATTTGTAACGATAGTTTCAATATTTGTTTTTAAAGAACCTTTCGTTTCAATTACACTAACCGGGGGCAGAGACGATGTTGATCAATAAACTGGGCATCAAAAAAGGGTTACTGGCGGTGATGGGTGCGGCAATGTTACTGGTTCAGGCCAGTAGCGCGATGGCCGATCAGTTACAGGATATCGAGAAGCGCGGTGTGCTGCGCGTTGCGGTGCCGCAGGATTTCCCACCGTTTGGATCGGTTGGCACCGATCTGCAACCGCAGGGCTATGACATCGATATCGCCCGCTATCTGGCGAAAGAGATGAAACTAAAGTTGCAACTGGTTCCGGTAACCAGCGCCAACCGCGTGCCGTATCTGCAAACCAACAAGGTCGATCTGGTTATCTCCAGCCTGGGTAAAAATGCCGAGCGTGAAAAAGTGATCGATTTCAGCCGCGCTTATGCGCCGTTCTTTCTGGGGGTATTCGGCCCGAAAGACAGCGCGTTAGCCTCGTCAGAAGCGCTGGAAGGGAAGAGTATTGGCGTCACACGCGGTGCAGTAGAAGATATGGTCCTGACGGAAACGGCGCCGAAGGCCGCACAGATTAAGCGCTACGAAGATAACAACACCACGCTGTCGGCGTATCTGTCAGGACAGGTGGAATTCGTCGCCACAGGGAATCTGGTGGTTGCCGCTATCGCCGAGCAGAACCCGACTAAAGCCCCC contains these protein-coding regions:
- the hpxZ gene encoding oxalurate catabolism protein HpxZ; translated protein: MLPDDSNQPDVLADVTAAFYRYEKALIGNDIAVLDELFWHDEKTVRYGAGENLYGIEEIRAFRLARPSSGLDRTLRNTVITTYGHDMAVTSTEFTRTGSTKVGRQMQTWVKMPEGWRIVAAHVSVMSE
- the hpxX gene encoding oxalurate catabolism protein HpxX, coding for MTMIEQDALAAYLQQMETLLSLQLSQERRQELLVQFSRIHAMAQPLMEFPLDEHQDIAGVYTLGAYTL
- a CDS encoding MurR/RpiR family transcriptional regulator encodes the protein MMQIDERLRDRYSELSPQEQRVADFIFDHFDDLISYNSAELARLSGVSKATVSRLFKRLGYPSYRDMRDELRTLRQSGMPLADNRDAVQGNTLLARHYKQEMANLTQWINQIDPVQFGAVIQALKQAQRLCLIGLRNSYPVALHLRQQLLQIRQQVTLLTQPGQTLSEELVDLTAQDVVIVVAFRRRPRLIQPLLVQLQKRGVPVLLLCEPQVSALMPLATWSLCVPLDSVSAFDSYSSAMSLVNVISNALLHEILRDGRQRIHQIADLYGELDELEQR
- a CDS encoding AtzE family amidohydrolase, whose amino-acid sequence is MSLYAKRASSSLSIRQIQQGLQAGMFSAKELAQQALAAIGQSNPTINAYTHVTGERMLAEAGRIDACRQRGETLPALAGVPYAVKNLFDVSGETTLAGAELFSQRPPAAQDAFAIRQLASQGALLSGMLNMDAYAYGFTTENSHYGPTRNPLDTQRIAGGSSGGSAAAVAAGLVNFTLGSDTNGSIRVPSSLCGIFGLKPTFGRLSRHGSHPFVASLDHIGPFARSVDDLALVFDALQGRDKHDRFQTERETQHTATQLETGSDGLRYAVLDGYFSTWSSEEAKAAVRQIALALGAQDSLTLTDAALARSAAFILSASEGGNQYLPDLRTQPERFEPLSRERLLAGAMIPAAWYVQAQRFRNYFRQQTLALFEHTDLLIAPATPCSATLIGQEIMRINGTDLPVRASMGMLTQPISFVGLPVVTVPVATASGLPIGIQIIAAPWREDLCLRTAWALEQQGITYTL
- a CDS encoding gamma-glutamyltransferase family protein, whose translation is MMQSNTAPLGMAVAPHHLASASALAVLREGGNAIEAMVAAAATIAVVYPHMNGIGGDGFWLIVPPHGDPIAIDASGAAGSLACREYYQGESRIPHRGPKAALTVAGTVGGWQEALDYSQELENSQEIDSTPMPLARLLSDAIRYAADGIPVTQSQEDALTQRYHELSDFPAFSQLFMPQGNIPRAGSRFTQPDLADTLTALSIEGLDSFYRGSVAARLSAQMALLGMPLTADDLANYRAKRTTPLVLKHSKGDIYNLAPPTQGLVSLAILGLTDHLEMEDLNDSQTIHRIVESTKLAFGLRDRFITDPKLMTQNVQALLENDVLGALARQVDTRKAASWGEGKGPGDTVWMGVCDSSGLCVSFIQSIYHEFGSGVVLPGTGVLWQNRGASFSLDPAHLLALEPGKQPFHTLNPAAARLSDGRTMVYGSMGGDGQPQTQAAIFIRHVQQGLPLQQAITAPRWLLGRTWGQSSDTLKIEDRFKPATVDALRQLGHDVELLSSFSETVGHAGAIVRHTNGMLEGAFDPRSNGSAAGF
- a CDS encoding transporter substrate-binding domain-containing protein, producing MKKGLLAVMGAAMLLVQASSAMADQLQDIEKRGVLRVAVPQDFPPFGSVGTDLQPQGYDIDIARYLAKEMKLKLQLVPVTSANRVPYLQTNKVDLVISSLGKNAEREKVIDFSRAYAPFFLGVFGPKDSALASSEALEGKSIGVTRGAVEDMVLTETAPKAAQIKRYEDNNTTLSAYLSGQVEFVATGNLVVAAIAEQNPTKAPVAKFMLKDSPCYIGLKKDEPALKAKVDALIEQALKDDTLNSLSEKWLKAPLPASIKA